ATAGTAACAACAAATACATAGAGAACAGCATCATGGTATAGGTCTATAGAACCTACTAGAGATATTACTGCACCATAAAGGACAGTATGGGGGAAGCAGTGGCCAACTAAACACTTTGAAGCTGCAGGACCCTTAGAGAGCTGCATCCTGGGAAAGGACAAGAAGGGTCAGATTACAAtaactaggagagagagagagagagagagagagagagagagagagagagagagagagagagagagagagagagagagagagagagagagagagagagagagagagagagagaggagagagagagagagagagagagagagagagagagagagagagagagagagagagagagagagagagagagagagagagagagagagagagagagagagagagagagagagagagagagagagagagagagagagagagagagagagagagagagagagagagagagagagagagagagagagagagagagagagagagagagagagagagagagagagagagagagagagagagagagagagagagagagagagagagagagagagagagagagagagagagagacagagaggggggatcTGGAGAAATCTGGTAAAATAGGAACTAGGACTGAGAATAGATAGAGTGAAACAGGAGGAAAACAATAAGGATAGGATAAAGTGAGTGAATAAATATAAATGAGAAGGATAGACTAGAATTAAAACAAAAGGAACAAAAATATCAAGGAGGATTTAACAAGTTAAGGCCAAACTATAGACCATCATTAAAAATGAATAGGACACCGGTAGAGATTTTGGGGACTAGATACCCCCTAAGTaaaaaagaaataataaaaaCGTCTATAAAATGGGAAAAACGCACCAGAAAATTAAACACCAAATGGCCCGCGGTGGGAACGTtggatgtctctgtgtgtgaggaAATGGAAACGCTGATAAAAAACTATAAACCCGAGGACAAGAAACAAAAAAGGACGAATAAACGAGAAAGAGAAAACGAAATACTAAAAATGTTTAAGGAAGAAAGAGCGGCTTTGTTACAAAGCATGAAGACGGCAAGAGAAGAACTAAAGAAGAACGATAACACAAGCAAAGAGAAAACGGAGTCGGGGGGACCAGCCCCCCCGCCGTATTCCAATGGACAGTTTCCCATGATAActggacacatggaaattaaaggggtagtggtggtgacagAAGAAAAGGAAGGGATCACCACACCTGGAGCAATGTGTGCACCTTCACATTCAACAGAAAGAGGCAAGGAAATAACTCCGAAGCCTATAGGAACGAAAGAAGAAGGTTTGAATCGCTATAGTGGCCTGAGGAAAGCCCTAACAGCAATGGAAACAGAAATAGGAGAAAGGGAGACGTCAGAGCTGCAAACAAGAAGAGCGAAAGACCAAACGGAGGGGAACTCCAGGAAAAGCCAAAACACACTAGCAGAACGGGCATCGGGTAATAGTCCgagcgaggaagaggaggaagaggaagaggatgataCATCCTGTAGGGGACAAATAGTGGCACAAAGAATAGAAGAGAAACTGGGACGGTCAAAATCAACACACGGAGAAAACGTAAGATTGCAAGAAAGACAGGATGAGGCCTTGGCCCGTAGTATGAATGAGAGCCTGAGAAATGAGCCTGCAGGGAAATATTGCAGGGCTCGTAGGGAAGGGTCTAGGAAAGAATCGGGTTATTATGAAAAACAGCGGCAGATCCTGATAAAAGGAGAGCAAGGACACTATATACCATGGGCTGCACAGGGCATGGAGGGGTTGGTTTTCCGCTTGCCAGATCTCCATGAGGGAGCAGGGAAGTGGATCAGAACCTTTGAAGAATACACCATGGGGAAATTGCTGGCGGTGGGTGACATAAAGGCATTGCTAGCGAGGGTGACGAGCGTGCAGAAAATGAGAGAAATCATGCAGGATGGTGCGATCAACGGCACAGATTGGGAGGTGACGAAGGATGAACTGATGTTCGACAGGTATAGACCTGCCGTCTGGCGTGCATTAAGGGCAGCATACCCAACGAAGTTTGACCTCAACGCTCTGAGAGGTGAAGCTATTGGAGCTACAGAAAACCCGGCCACGTACTTACATGGACATTTGGAAAGATGGAGAATGGAAACAGAACAAGATCCAGAAGGAAATGAACTATTGACAGCAATGTTCCGAACTTCTGTGATGGAAGCCATGCCCCAGCCGGTAAGGAACCGACTGGAGGATGTGGTGGGGCTTACTTCAAAACCTTACAAAGAGTTCTGTGACTATGTGATTCATGCCGTGGAAAAACACAGGAAGGACGAACAGAGACAGATTGAACAAGGAAAAGACATTCAGAGAAGGCTGGCCCAGTTGCAGTTGGATGAATTAACCAACAAAGGAAAGAAGAAAGTCCATGCCTCAGTAACCACCCCTCTGCCCGAGATAGGAACAATGTCTGCCGTTTCCCCAGGAGGGCCGCAACCGTCAACCCCCAGGCGGGCCCAAATGCCTACCGTACTGCTAGTAGTAAATGTATACACACAGCCCCCTAATTGGAATGGTGGAAATAAACAACAGAAAAATACACAGGCAGATCAGAGAAAGGGACCCAGGAACCTTAGGGGGGCACCTGGTGTCTGTTGGGGTTGCCACCAATCAGGACACTCCAGACGAGAATGCCCTACGAACCCCTGGCAGGATCGGACTGGAGGAAACACAAATAACAGGCGACCACCAACAAACAACAATCCAGGTGGCTGGCAGCCGCATACAAACGGGAACCGGAGCGGTTGGAGCCCAAATGGTGGATGGCCGGGCAACCAAAGCCAACCTTCGGGCCCTGTGAACCCATGGTCAGGGCCTAACCAAACATACTAGAGATGCCCAGAGAATCCTACAGGGGAGGGTCAGTTCCCAGTGATAACCACAAGAGCTGACCAAGAACCTATGCTGCAGGTTCAACTAGAGAACAGAGGCACACCCATGATGATAGATACTGGAGCCACTTACACATGTGTAAATCCAAATTACGCCTCTCATCTCCCCATGTCCGGTAAATATGCCAAAACAATAGGATTCTCGGGAAATACGCAGCTAATTCCAATGACTGCTCCAATTCGTCTGACTGCTGATGGTAAATCAGCCACAATTCCAATATTAGTATCGGATCAAACACCTGTTAATCTGCTAGGAAGGGATGCTCTATGCAAAGTGGGAATGCAAATTAAATGTTCTCCCGAGGGGGTAATAATAGAAAGAATAGGACTACAATTACCAGCGATAGCTACAGGAGAAACAGCTAACGTATATTGGTCAGGAGGCATTGAGGCAGATATAGACAGAACTGTAAGCAGATGGGGCAGATTCATTCGAGCCCAAATACCTAAAGCAGCGAGAGCAAAATCTGAATATCACTGCACAATGCAATATGACCCTCATCAGGATCCCGTGTTAGAGCAACTATGGACTATGGGGGGTAAAATGCTAGGAAAGACACCAATGATGTCTCAGTGTGTCATCATTGGAAAACAGGGAGCGGCCATGGATGTGATGGACGGAGACGGATCTGAATTTGTGCAAAAATGGTTCAACGTCTCCGACTCTGTCCCTCACGTCACATCGCTGCTAAATCAGGAGTTCACATCAAGGGATCTAGGAACCTATGATGAAGAAAGCTTAAATAAAGAGATGGGATAAAACAGACAATCCATTGATTTTTCCCCCATTCAGAAGATAAGGCATTTATCAAGATAATAAACACTACAATGATGATTGGTGATCCGAGGGAAATAGAGGTCAGCGCAGGCCAACAGGTAGTGTTGGGTGAAGGAATGGGATTTGATCAGTGAACTTAGAGAAGAAATGGAAAACATCATACCACCAGAGGTATGGTGACAACATGATACAGATGTTGGGCTAGTAAAATCAGCAAGTCCTGTGAACATCAAAGTAAAACCGGATGCTAAACCCCCATGGATCAGCCCGGTATCCTCTGAAGCCTGAAGCCGAAGAAGGGATAAGTTCAACAATTGAAGGATTACTCAGCAGAGGGGTATTGATAGAAATGCCAAGCGTTTGCAATACACCTCTGCTACCTGTTCTTAAAGCCGATGGTAAAAAAATGGAGGTTCACGACTTAAGAGCTGTCAACGATATTGCACAGGATTGCCCTGCGGAAGTTCCAAACTCTCACACGCTGTTGACTAATGTTCCCCATGATGCCAAATACTTTACCGTGATTGACTTGTGTGGAGCATTTTTTAGTGTACCCCTGGCGGAAGATTGCAGGTATTTATTTGCATTTAGATtgttagggtttgaccaactaAAAAAAACCACATAGAATAAAATATAATTTAAGATTCATACGAATACTCCTTCTAAAAATTCTAGAGTGGGAAAAAGGAGCAGAATAACTACGATAGTCATTTAACAAACACCTTAAAGGAGGTGCAGGAATTAACGGGAGATGAGCGATACATGGAGTTTTAAAtgatataaaataaatatttattttcggTCCAAGGTGGAGAAGGAAGTATGAATTTGATGGAAGTTTGGATGGGTTAAAGTCGGGACTAATGGTAAGAAAGATGCATAAGGGATGTGGAGCCGAAAGAGAGATACAGTTGGAACATTGGTTTTAATCTTGCGATAGAGGAAAGGCAGAACGCTGTTTGAAAAGAGGTCATATTTTATTCCTATGAGTATGTGGCTGGAAGCGGTTCTGGTCTGAATAATGGAATCGTATAAGTTCTGTGATAAATTCTGGTTATTGGTTCGTGGTATTGATTGTTTAGTAACACCAGTGAAttgaacattgcatggaaaaatatCAAGTCagtaaagtgaattgcaggtggagttaattttatttttacagggacggtgcacattaaacacagttctgtataatggcagggtattcctagcaaacagaatgggccggtTTCAGACAAACTGAAGGGGCTTTAAGCAATCTTGGGTCAAATTAGTCAAATAGTACGTTAAAATATGGGGTTTCATAGATTGTAAGTAAAATATTTTATCCAAGGGTAGTGTATGTTCAATTAAAGTACACAGAACCATCGAGGAAGTTTAAAACAAATGATTAATGATTTGAGGAAGTACAGGGGAgttattattaggttttgtttgaaGGGAACTTTTGGGTTTTTGAATCGGTGTAGTATGAGGAAACgctgaccaagtggttattttatggaaaaaggagcgCTTAGCTGTCTTTGGAAAAAatcctagggacaggatatcttaaaggggtatacacacatggcattttggaagttttggtttctgagttttaattaagcacgtgaaattcttttgatagggaatgttctgggaacctgggatacaaaatgtagataaagttcttagcctttatttgtctaatgtagtaagaaatacggtgacttttccttttgtggtctgatcagccgcaatgaaaagccatttggatggtgaatttaaggtcatttgtgatactgactttaaggaaatttgtagaactgataattacgatggagttaaagttcttagacacaattgataatttgaaccaatgagaagacagAATGACGATACCCTGTACAATAAGATTTCTTTGTGGAGTAGTTCAGATTAGTCATTTTGACCTGATTATGTTATGTGAATATCGTTTGATAATTAGGGGTACTTTTTACATTATCTAGAtaagtttattttcccttaggaagtcagctgtggttgtattcagtggaagagatttaacacaacaaggctgtggaattaatataatagtaatattatattttgttgttgaataagtttaataatggtagacttaggTCAACAGGACAGGAGTATATGACATCAGTAGGTAATCCAGGatcattgagggtatcgagatacaTTTAAGGAGCTATGGAGCTATGGAATAAGACAGCAGACGGAGAAGTCCTCCCCTGCTGAGACCTTGATGGGTTGGAAGTAGCAGGAGGAGAGCATAAGCAAGGGAGAGAAGATTAAAGGGGCCCAGAATAATTAGATAACGGTTAGTGAGTGGAGACCAGCATAGTTAAATTATAAACAGGTGAGGACAGAAATAACACTGGGACAGACAGAAAAGACATAATAAGAATAgaagataggaagagaatttAGTTTGGATCGCTTAactttaggatattaattcacggagagactatcggctccataggcatgtattttagttttgattttaagttatgtttggtaaaattcgctaggaaaagatatgataattttgttgaaagtagttgttaaatcttaaagaagataagacacttgacagagaattgttacagggtagctaaggatgaatgccccagggagaattggacatgtggaaaatgaaagggggcaatcctacaagagaagggcggacataaggataatttactaaccTTACCAAAGACACTGTCTAGATATGCAGCAAAATTGATACAtggcttgagccatgtataaatagggggagtatggtagagcaggcgatagaacaggttaggataattacttAAACAAGAACATATTACttaaacaaaaaaatgtttttttgtagaATATCCATTCCAACGTTTGGAAACGGACATATTGAACTATTCTGAATTGAGGGGAAGAAGTGGTGTTTAACAATAACAGATAAGTAAAATGGGTAGAGGCGTttccaacttacttggtggacatgattatggtaactAAGAAATgaggtcaagatattatccctggAGTTGGTTTACtgggatctatctctttaaatgatggatgacagtttagctaatcaggtagagcctatagaatgccagagttagagacaccagaacaggtagacatagaagttgaagatatactagcagagcacacgagaagactgtttgttaaccaaacccgtatgtccaagattttgtgtccaacaggtgaattacaggagaaggtgattcactcaatccaaccaggagactgggtgtggatccagtccctgaggagaaaaaactggaagcagccccgttgggaaggcccataccaggttctgttaaaccactgcctttgccattagaaaagctgagagagtcacttgggtccacgttacccactgcaaggaggtatgtacacatatgagcactgctgatcacacacagagttaggagaagaaccgataccATCAGGGTCCGGGGGtcacctccttaacgaagattccctatcccgaccgttcatcactgtgtgtgctcctagaggtgtgagtatggggtggtacctagcagagagactaagggcaggagagggttggcggtttttgggaagagtagggactctgagctgcatcatagtctaatctttctgatacattcagatccaccagaTTCCGGTACTAATCAaacgataccgttgtcattgagaagaagtaaaagataaactatataatacactgatgagtaaCTTACAGAATGAggaatcaaagaagatcaagatgtaggatttaaggtaaacattaaacaacttCCTGGgaaagcagacaactgtacaggaattggggtgggtcagattgaagtactcagccaacaCACCTAGGTTCACCTTAActcctgatgagcaccagtgttatagatacaagaatggcaccgagaacttagaGGATTTTAATGGCTGAAAGGTAAtagttaatgtgactgacttaggtttgaaagatgaatagaacatgtttaacctcacagcacctataactgatgtagggtgggctagtaccagcaaaggacgcatacgacagaaattaccacaaagggtggttaggagcttgcgccctggggttattggtccaaccaagtcaagttagtcatcagaggccagttataggaggctgaagtaggcacaggaggagttttgaccaggatgggagtagctttgtctagaatGATGCTATTGGCATCCACAGGGAAGTTcaagatgaatacaaagctatgaatcaaatatgtgaaggctttaacactacattattatggtagttgacaataaataaaaatgtggattggattaatgacatcattggattaatgacatcttttataatcaacagagattcatgaatgaaaacggggatgcagtaaagaggttctctgaccaattatccgccacctccctcatgacctggtaaaatagactgactctcgatatgttattggcagaaaagGGCGGGGTATGTAGAAGGATTAGGTTCAGCGCtacacgtacattcctgataacacagctcatgtttgggaaatggaaaagtgttgttatgggctgctttcacctgtatgagtttgtttgtgatgtgtggttgttgtttggtcccgtgtgcgagaggtctcatttccagggttctggagagattgataacggagcagatgggcaaccggaatgatgcctttgatggaagtgaccccagaggacactgaatccagCTCTGGGCAATGATCCTTGGTTTGCTGTTAAGGAAGTGGTTGAATAAAGCTTATCCAAAATGTTCTTATATGTGTTGAATGTAGCGGCAGGTGGATGTGGAGGTTTTAAGTTCTGGGACAAAGAGTCTGTCCCACACATGTTAGGTGTAGCCACTGTTGCAAGAAGGTCTTCTTTTTATACGTGTTGAATAATATGTTCTGAATATATTCTGTGTACTATTTGTCTTTCCTGATGTGAGGGTTTGAAGTTCCTGGGTGGCTGGTAGTCAACCTAGTACAGGTTAGGTGTAGCCGGAAGGACTTGAGGGTTTTTTAAACTAATCATTTAATCATTAAATCGAACATTTACAATTGTGTTGAGTGACACCCTAGGGGGTGTCAAAAGGGGGAATCTCAAAATTTCCCTGAAATTTTAAGAACTTATGTATTCACACCTATCAGGTGTGAAAAGGGGGATTGTTAGTgtttgaccaactatttgttAGCATAACCTATATAAAATAACAGAGCAGCTATGCTataatattaagtatataaactataaTTGAGTACTGCTATATGTTAAGAGGAAGTGGCTCATGTGATGGTGGGTCATGTGGAAAGAATACTGATGCTTTAAAACAGGGTTTTGCAAGAGCTTTTTGCTGAACAACAGCAATAACAGGATATGGGTGAAATGTATATGCAGGGGGGTGTTAagggttttagagaactgtgcattgtGCAGTCACAAGATGAGACATCCGCCAGAGACAACAGCTACGCCAGGAAACAGGAGTGCGTCTagaggttgggaccaacctgcacgccaacgataggctggagtaagtctaaaccatattctagcctctactatgacaggccctcagggagagggaactaAGTCTGTCCAGTATTTAAGGAAGAACTTGTGATGTCATaccagttctctgtctgccctgcgtggtgttacagggagcccgtatatacgagccacatatttaccattcaagtgtttgcattaattaaagtacaaagaaatcagaagttactatgtgctgactattatgttctgataccagattcgaattgacgcgacctgacaggattaaaaaaaattaaaaaataatctATATATTCATaacgtaaaataaataaataatgaaatacagGCTATCGCGTCTATGGTTGTTGCAAATGCTTGTGTGTCGCCTACTGGTTAAATTCATGTCTTTTCGCACGATTTGAACCACACAAAAACGCACGAAATCTGCTGAAATACATTTTGTACATATATGCGCGAATTGAATGTGAGGTTGGGCTGAAAGGAATCAGAGATGGGCGTTATTGGGCGTGAACAAGCAAAGAACTAGGGATGAAAGATAATGGTGACAGAAGGACTGAGGGAAGTAACTTTTACATATGGAACGTACtcccatactgtatgtgtataaaagCAGAGCCGATGCTCAGGAAAGGCAGTTGTTCCGCGGACCggctcggctttgctactctgtattaaagtctatattgaattcacaaagTTCTTGCAAGAGTATTGtattcttaagacaattttccacgacatcatccctactgcctttgatctggaggagtcactaaacagagaacatccccggtcaaccctactgcctttgatctggaggagtcactaaacagagaacatccccggtcgtccctactgcctctgatctggaggactcactaaacagagaacatccccggttgtccctactgcctctgatctggaggactcactaaacagagaacatccctggtcaaccctactgcctctgatctggaggactcactaaacagagaacatcccggtcaaccctactgcctctgatctggaggactcactaaacagagaacatccctggtcaaccctactgcctctgatctggaggactcactaaacagagaacatccctggtcaaccctactgcctctgatctggaggactcactaaacagagaacatccctggtcaaccctactgcctctgatctggaggactcactaaacagagaacatcccggtcaaccctactgcctctgatctggaggactcactaaacagagaacatccctggtcaaccctactgcctctgatctggaggactcgctaaacagagaacatccctggtcaaccctattgcctctgatctggaggactcactaaacagagaacatccccggtcaaccctactgcctctgatctggtggactcactaaacacaaatgcttcatctgtaaatgatgtttgagtgtgcccctggctagggTCCAAAGTATAGACTACACAGTTGTTTCAGGACACATTTAATCGCCTTCGTGTTACTGTTCACTAATGACAGCcttccagatgagctaaatgccttctatgctcacgttgaggctagcaacactgaaccatttatgagagcaccagctgttccggatgactgtgtgatcacagtCTGCGTAACTGATGTAACACCTTTTTTTAACAGGTTTACAACATttacaaagccgcggggccagatggattaccaggatgcgtacttagagcatgtgcagaccagagtcttcactgacatgtatcaacctctccctgacccagtctgtaatacctacatgtttaacctctccctgacccagtctgtaatacctacatgtttaacctctccctgaccgaggcaGTAGTACCCACATGTTTCAAAAAGACCACCAGAAGAAGGTAGGAGTCTGCCAAGAATGTCAAGGTAACCTGTCTCaatgactattgccctgtagcactcgcatctgtagccattaaatgcattgaaaggctggtcttggctcacatcaacaccattatcccagagatcctagacccactccaattcacatacttccccaaccagatccacagattacgcaatctctattgcacttcaagttcctcggtgtccacatcactgaggaattatcatggtccaacaCACCAACATAGTCGTCAACAACAACAACGCGACTTCACCCTCAGGAGGCGGAAAAAGATTCCGCATTGGGTCtacaggttctacagctgcaccatcgagagcatcctgaccggctgcatcaccgcctggtgtagGAGCAACGATAGCTTAGCTTGAGTCTGTATTGTAGACACCTATCGCTCTATGGTTGAATGTACAGACAACAGAAACaaaactgtgtatgtgtgtctcagaGACAATGACCTatagtctatatatatatatatacacacacacacacacacacacacacacacacacacacacacacttcacacaccagtATATACTATATGTGGCTTATTTAATACTTTATTCAACAAGTTCTATGCATTCCAG
This region of Salmo trutta unplaced genomic scaffold, fSalTru1.1, whole genome shotgun sequence genomic DNA includes:
- the LOC115189474 gene encoding uncharacterized protein LOC115189474 gives rise to the protein MNRTPVEILGTRYPLSKKEIIKTSIKWEKRTRKLNTKWPAVGTLDVSVCEEMETLIKNYKPEDKKQKRTNKRERENEILKMFKEERAALLQSMKTAREELKKNDNTSKEKTESGGPAPPPYSNGQFPMITGHMEIKGVVVVTEEKEGITTPGAMCAPSHSTERGERETSELQTRRAKDQTEGNSRKSQNTLAERASGNSPSEEEEEEEEDDTSCRGQIVAQRIEEKLGRSKSTHGENVRLQERQDEALARSMNESLRNEPAGKYCRARREGSRKESGYYEKQRQILIKGEQGHYIPWAAQGMEGLVFRLPDLHEGAGKWIRTFEEYTMGKLLAVGDIKALLARVTSVQKMREIMQDGAINGTDWEVTKDELMFDRYRPAVWRALRAAYPTKFDLNALRGEAIGATENPATYLHGHLERWRMETEQDPEGNELLTAMFRTSVMEAMPQPVRNRLEDVVGLTSKPYKEFCDYVIHAVEKHRKDEQRQIEQGKDIQRRLAQLQLDELTNKGKKKVHASVTTPLPEIGTMSAVSPGGPQPSTPRRAQMPTVLLVVNVYTQPPNWNGGNKQQKNTQADQRKGPRNLRGAPGVCWGCHQSGHSRRECPTNPWQDRTGGNTNNRRPPTNNNPGGWQPHTNGNRSGWSPNGGWPGNQSQPSGPVNPWSGPNQTY